The following coding sequences lie in one Thermomicrobium sp. 4228-Ro genomic window:
- a CDS encoding prenyltransferase/squalene oxidase repeat-containing protein, producing the protein MPRALAWFVVLVLALVPVAGVSAHQLDVARALANATAWLVTQQRPDGGFAGFSGESDPGMTVDAVLALAAAGLDPAQPHPEHGTSPVAYLASAANSYGQKPGGAAKLALAAVASGRNPRAFGGVDLVARLEQAYDRQTGLYDQQLFSNAYALLALAAAGVNVPEAAVQAVLARQASDGSWAWDGSTEPGAGDSNTTALVVQALAALGYADHPAVARALQYLRSVQAPDGAFAYQPADPLVGDANSTALVVQALLAVGEEPQSVDWRFALDALARFANPSGALRWRDDAPDDNLFATVQAIPALARQPFPLRAVVDPLAAAREPWAIEEPGCRSFPETGQSLCGAFLETWEQLGGLPNFGYPLTRAFYDPHLGLVVQYTERVRFELHRLADGSEVVLLGRLGAERLPTEPSQPFAPAEPSQASDCVYFPETQHNLCAGFRAYWERFGGLAVFGYPLSEEFVEDGMAVQYFERARFEWHPGAWPDRFDVLLTRLGAEVVEAGS; encoded by the coding sequence ATGCCTCGTGCGCTCGCATGGTTCGTCGTTCTCGTGCTCGCGCTGGTGCCGGTTGCCGGGGTCTCGGCGCACCAGCTCGATGTAGCCCGTGCACTGGCCAACGCGACCGCATGGCTGGTCACACAGCAGCGACCGGACGGAGGCTTCGCCGGGTTCAGCGGCGAAAGCGACCCCGGTATGACGGTCGATGCGGTGCTCGCGCTGGCTGCGGCTGGACTCGACCCGGCACAGCCGCATCCGGAGCACGGAACGAGTCCGGTCGCGTACCTGGCATCGGCCGCGAACAGCTACGGCCAAAAGCCCGGCGGCGCGGCCAAGCTCGCCCTGGCGGCGGTGGCGAGCGGGCGTAACCCACGCGCGTTCGGAGGCGTCGACCTGGTCGCGCGCCTCGAGCAGGCCTACGACCGCCAGACCGGTCTCTACGACCAGCAGCTGTTCAGCAACGCCTACGCGCTCCTCGCACTCGCTGCTGCCGGTGTCAACGTTCCCGAAGCGGCAGTCCAGGCCGTGCTGGCTCGCCAGGCGAGCGACGGGAGCTGGGCCTGGGACGGCAGCACGGAACCCGGCGCGGGAGACTCGAACACGACGGCGCTCGTCGTGCAGGCACTCGCTGCGCTCGGGTATGCTGACCATCCGGCGGTCGCCCGAGCCCTCCAGTATCTCCGCAGCGTGCAGGCACCGGATGGTGCTTTCGCCTACCAGCCAGCCGATCCGCTCGTCGGTGACGCGAACTCGACAGCACTCGTGGTACAGGCCCTGCTCGCAGTCGGTGAGGAGCCGCAGTCAGTAGACTGGCGTTTTGCCCTCGATGCCCTCGCACGGTTCGCGAATCCCTCTGGCGCGCTCCGCTGGCGCGACGACGCCCCGGACGACAACCTCTTCGCGACCGTGCAGGCGATCCCGGCCCTGGCGCGCCAGCCGTTCCCGCTCCGCGCGGTCGTCGATCCGCTGGCAGCAGCCCGCGAGCCCTGGGCCATCGAGGAGCCTGGTTGTCGCTCGTTCCCGGAGACCGGGCAAAGCCTCTGCGGCGCCTTCCTCGAGACCTGGGAGCAGCTGGGTGGACTGCCGAACTTCGGCTATCCGCTGACGCGCGCGTTCTACGATCCGCACCTCGGCCTGGTCGTCCAGTACACCGAACGCGTCCGCTTCGAGCTGCATCGCCTGGCAGACGGCAGCGAAGTCGTGCTCCTCGGCCGGCTGGGTGCCGAACGCCTGCCGACGGAACCGAGCCAGCCGTTCGCGCCGGCCGAGCCGAGCCAGGCGAGCGACTGCGTCTACTTCCCGGAGACGCAACACAACCTCTGCGCCGGCTTCCGGGCCTACTGGGAGCGCTTCGGCGGGCTCGCCGTCTTCGGTTACCCACTGAGCGAGGAGTTCGTCGAGGACGGGATGGCGGTGCAGTACTTCGAGCGGGCTCGCTTCGAATGGCATCCCGGTGCGTGGCCCGACCGGTTCGATGTTCTGCTGACCCGGCTCGGTGCTGAGGTCGTCGAGGCTGGCTCGTGA
- a CDS encoding hydroxyacid-oxoacid transhydrogenase translates to MSGWLTQTVIAMDLVPFRFGPDATSELPFELERLGARRVLLVADRALRPHGLVERVERLVADAGAEVITFDQVHVEPTDRSLRDAIAFAQRVQPDAYVSLGGGSTIDTAKAMNLFTTYPADLFDYINKPVGRGMPVPGPLKPHIALPTTAGTGSETTAVIALELLDQRLKTGISHRFIRPTMAIVDPLNTVTCPPMVTAFAGLDVLCHAIESYTAKPYQVRPRPASPAERPAYIGANPIADLWSAQAIRWGATYLRRAFFHPLDLEARTFMAMASLTAGIGFGNAGVHVPHAMSYPIAGMVRDYFPPDYEVDEPLIPHGLAVIVGAPAALRWTAAAWPERHAEVAAMLGIDTSGMPLREAAEAVAEGLLQLMRDLGLPSGLEALGFSERDIPALVEGTLAQQRILVNSPRPVDERALRAIFQQAMRYW, encoded by the coding sequence ATGAGTGGCTGGTTGACGCAAACGGTCATCGCGATGGACCTCGTCCCGTTCCGGTTCGGTCCCGATGCCACCAGCGAGCTGCCGTTCGAGCTCGAACGGCTCGGTGCCCGGCGAGTCCTCCTCGTCGCTGACCGGGCACTCCGCCCCCACGGGCTGGTCGAGCGCGTCGAGCGCCTCGTCGCCGACGCCGGTGCGGAGGTCATCACCTTCGACCAGGTGCACGTCGAGCCGACCGATCGCTCGCTCCGCGACGCAATCGCCTTCGCCCAGCGCGTCCAGCCGGACGCGTACGTCTCGCTCGGTGGCGGGAGCACGATCGATACCGCCAAGGCGATGAACCTCTTCACGACCTATCCAGCCGATCTCTTCGACTACATCAACAAGCCGGTCGGCCGCGGGATGCCGGTTCCCGGCCCGCTGAAGCCGCACATCGCGCTGCCGACGACAGCGGGAACCGGGAGCGAGACGACGGCGGTGATCGCGCTGGAGCTGTTGGACCAGCGACTCAAGACGGGCATCTCGCATCGCTTCATCCGGCCGACCATGGCGATCGTCGACCCGCTGAATACGGTGACCTGCCCACCGATGGTCACCGCGTTCGCCGGACTCGACGTGCTCTGCCATGCCATCGAGTCGTATACGGCCAAGCCGTACCAGGTCCGGCCCCGTCCAGCCAGCCCAGCCGAGCGACCGGCCTATATCGGCGCTAACCCGATCGCTGACCTGTGGAGCGCTCAAGCGATCCGCTGGGGCGCCACGTACCTGCGTCGCGCCTTCTTCCACCCGCTCGATCTCGAGGCCCGCACCTTCATGGCCATGGCGAGCCTGACGGCCGGTATCGGTTTCGGCAACGCGGGCGTGCATGTCCCGCACGCGATGTCCTATCCGATCGCCGGGATGGTGCGCGACTACTTCCCACCGGACTACGAGGTCGACGAGCCCTTGATCCCGCACGGCCTCGCCGTCATCGTCGGTGCACCCGCTGCGTTGCGCTGGACAGCAGCCGCCTGGCCGGAGCGGCACGCCGAAGTCGCGGCGATGCTCGGTATCGACACGAGCGGTATGCCGCTCCGGGAAGCCGCGGAGGCGGTCGCGGAAGGGCTGCTCCAGCTCATGCGCGATCTCGGCCTTCCCAGCGGGCTGGAAGCGTTGGGGTTCAGCGAACGCGATATCCCGGCGCTCGTCGAAGGGACGCTGGCCCAGCAGCGGATCCTGGTCAACAGTCCGCGCCCGGTCGACGAGCGGGCACTGCGTGCGATCTTCCAGCAGGCGATGCGCTACTGGTGA
- the rlmD gene encoding 23S rRNA (uracil(1939)-C(5))-methyltransferase RlmD, with protein MAGTMPEPRTVRTIELHLEDMAHHGAAIGREDGRVVFAEYGIPGEDVVVAIERDRKDHSLGRVVDVRTPSPERVDPPCPYFGVCGGCQWQHIRYEHQLLLKQHVVRQQLRRIGKFDDPPVSPTIPSPDQFGYRNHARFSVDGKGNLGYISRPGHGYRFIRIDRCLIMHPKINEVLGRLQGKAFVKHQLMVRYGINTGELLVHPDVSAIDPEIPSGQRFYHEALLGHRFRISASSFFQTNTGVAERLVQLVLERIAPTGREVVVDAYAGVGTFAAFLAPHVARVIGIEEAPSAVDDARVNLDQFDNVEYVLAKVEQVLAKLAVRPDVVILDPPRVGCAPEAIAGVLLLRPPRIVYVSCDPATLARDLRKLVDGGYRLLDVTPLDMFPQTYHIESVATLELAVE; from the coding sequence ATGGCCGGGACGATGCCGGAACCACGCACGGTGCGAACGATCGAACTCCATCTCGAAGACATGGCGCATCACGGGGCGGCGATCGGCCGCGAGGACGGACGCGTCGTCTTCGCCGAGTACGGGATTCCGGGAGAAGACGTCGTCGTCGCCATCGAGCGCGACCGCAAGGACCACTCGCTGGGTCGGGTGGTCGACGTGCGCACTCCCTCTCCGGAACGAGTCGATCCACCCTGCCCGTACTTCGGCGTCTGTGGCGGGTGCCAGTGGCAGCACATCCGGTACGAGCACCAGCTCCTCCTCAAGCAGCACGTCGTGCGCCAGCAACTCCGGCGGATCGGGAAGTTCGATGATCCGCCGGTCTCGCCGACCATACCCTCGCCGGACCAGTTCGGCTACCGGAACCATGCGCGCTTTTCGGTGGACGGGAAAGGGAATCTCGGCTACATCTCGCGGCCGGGGCATGGGTATCGGTTCATCCGCATCGACCGCTGCCTCATCATGCATCCGAAGATCAACGAAGTCCTGGGGCGACTCCAGGGTAAGGCCTTCGTCAAGCACCAGCTCATGGTGCGCTACGGGATCAACACCGGTGAGCTCCTCGTCCATCCGGACGTGAGTGCGATCGACCCCGAAATCCCCTCGGGCCAGCGCTTCTACCATGAGGCCTTGCTCGGGCACCGCTTCCGCATTTCGGCCTCGTCCTTCTTCCAGACGAATACCGGCGTGGCTGAGCGGCTGGTGCAGCTCGTCCTCGAGCGGATCGCGCCGACCGGGCGCGAGGTGGTCGTCGATGCCTATGCGGGAGTCGGCACCTTCGCTGCCTTCCTCGCGCCGCATGTGGCACGAGTGATCGGCATCGAGGAAGCGCCATCGGCTGTCGACGATGCGCGCGTCAACCTCGACCAGTTCGACAACGTCGAGTACGTGCTGGCCAAGGTGGAGCAGGTACTCGCGAAACTGGCGGTGCGGCCGGATGTCGTCATCCTCGATCCGCCGCGCGTCGGTTGCGCGCCGGAAGCGATCGCGGGGGTGTTATTGTTGCGGCCGCCGCGCATCGTCTACGTCTCCTGCGATCCGGCGACCCTGGCCCGCGACCTGCGCAAGCTGGTCGATGGTGGCTACCGGCTGCTCGACGTGACGCCGCTCGACATGTTCCCGCAGACCTACCATATCGAGTCGGTCGCCACGCTGGAACTGGCCGTGGAGTGA
- a CDS encoding Maf family protein encodes MTLVLASASPRRRELLGALGVPFAVDPAEIEEPVPERHPHPERIARMLARHKARTVAARRPADWVLAADTVVVLRGRLLGKPETPEEARAMLRALRGRWHRVITGVAVAHGRPLFVDHALTWVRMREYSDADIEASIARGVPFDKAGGYAIQDPDLRPVAAWRGCYCNVVGLSIWLTWRLLRRSGCVLPRPAELPMACRTCPLAPSAAVEQATEPAPA; translated from the coding sequence GTGACACTGGTGCTCGCCTCGGCGTCACCGCGACGACGTGAGCTGCTCGGGGCTTTGGGGGTACCGTTCGCGGTCGATCCAGCCGAGATCGAGGAGCCGGTGCCCGAGCGGCACCCGCATCCCGAGCGCATCGCCCGGATGCTGGCGCGCCACAAGGCACGGACGGTGGCAGCCAGGCGACCGGCCGACTGGGTGCTGGCTGCCGATACCGTGGTCGTCCTGCGTGGGCGGCTCCTCGGCAAGCCGGAGACACCGGAGGAGGCGCGGGCGATGCTCCGCGCGCTCCGCGGGCGCTGGCACCGCGTCATCACCGGGGTCGCGGTGGCGCATGGGAGGCCCCTCTTCGTCGACCACGCGTTGACCTGGGTGCGGATGCGCGAGTACAGCGACGCCGATATCGAGGCGAGCATCGCGCGCGGTGTCCCGTTCGACAAGGCGGGTGGCTATGCGATCCAGGATCCCGACCTGCGGCCGGTCGCGGCCTGGCGTGGCTGCTACTGCAACGTGGTCGGCCTTTCGATCTGGCTCACCTGGCGGCTTCTCCGGCGCAGCGGGTGCGTGCTACCGCGCCCGGCCGAACTGCCGATGGCCTGCCGAACCTGCCCGCTGGCGCCGAGCGCAGCCGTGGAACAGGCGACCGAACCGGCGCCCGCGTGA
- the cas6 gene encoding CRISPR-associated endoribonuclease Cas6 produces MRLEIRLEPERLGILPLHYREALQAVIYRHLPKEIGEPLHDGHYWPSERPLKLFVFSQLHGGVRYRPGEGVEVTGPVWFRFASPDRTLALGLAAGLLQFGRVRIASLDFAVREIATLAVPEVGTEVVVQALSPITVYRTLEVEGKRRTQYYNPLNEEFGELVAANLERKARALGLVPEVEATAASAGSEAGPDAGMTQRGPLLRVRPLGVHPRAKRLERYKGTWIEGWVGRYRLEGPPELLRLALEAGLGAKNSQGFGYVVEADLRRTREAGAG; encoded by the coding sequence GTGCGGCTGGAAATACGGCTGGAACCGGAGCGCCTGGGGATACTGCCGCTCCACTACCGCGAAGCGCTCCAGGCGGTCATCTACCGGCACCTTCCGAAGGAGATCGGGGAACCGCTGCATGACGGTCACTACTGGCCGAGCGAACGGCCGCTCAAGCTGTTCGTCTTCTCGCAGCTGCATGGTGGGGTCCGCTATCGGCCAGGCGAGGGGGTGGAAGTGACCGGGCCGGTCTGGTTCCGCTTCGCCTCGCCGGACCGGACGCTGGCGCTGGGTCTCGCCGCAGGGCTGCTCCAGTTCGGGCGGGTGCGCATCGCGTCGCTCGACTTCGCGGTGCGGGAGATCGCGACGCTGGCGGTGCCGGAGGTCGGCACGGAGGTCGTCGTGCAGGCGCTGTCGCCGATCACGGTCTACCGGACGCTCGAGGTCGAGGGGAAGCGTCGGACGCAGTACTACAACCCCCTCAACGAGGAGTTCGGGGAACTGGTGGCGGCCAACCTGGAGCGCAAAGCGCGGGCGCTCGGTCTCGTACCGGAGGTGGAGGCGACTGCTGCCTCGGCAGGTTCCGAAGCCGGGCCGGATGCCGGGATGACGCAGCGCGGCCCGCTGCTGCGGGTGCGACCGCTCGGAGTCCATCCGCGGGCGAAACGGTTGGAGCGCTACAAAGGGACGTGGATCGAGGGGTGGGTCGGGCGGTACCGGCTGGAAGGCCCGCCGGAACTCTTGCGGCTGGCTCTGGAGGCCGGCCTCGGCGCCAAGAACAGCCAGGGATTCGGGTACGTGGTGGAAGCAGATCTACGGCGAACGCGAGAGGCTGGTGCTGGATGA
- a CDS encoding TM1802 family CRISPR-associated protein, whose product MIRSLHALGRHIRKALGDDPSAIVEQLALTSADEEAANGTEVGSGREARQEYLGVLDICPAYGLLRHRLEEVSTDTLRRYLWLQLMKFSPGGDVRDVTVRDPKYLLGPVFAGLAPRQLGLAPTQHEALDELAPVLEPVLGRIRDFGGSRRDRYVVDLSGLRVEPAVHGDYSGQYLSVRGGALDIAWEKLGEVEAKKRTEVLAKELREILGWKRGVRYVTLSIEGRLITQEPAYRRFVLSILVDEPFKDAAVGTCHLCGTQTEVTTNFVPMRIKVYINDKRSFAGRLLPEGFLERYSLCRECYTDLLLADRLLEQELESRLLQTPVFLVPDFVSEPTGGLDEVRRRLQRIRQESTELARLRALRRTPEDIAQAAQERAGLYAALTLLFHEKQNMAVKIREVIAEVPPSRIQEVIRAINVVNDAAEGGGWAAPFVLRDQRSWFAGLDDLLDTLPLRRSEGAPVVRPALTLARQLLQREPIDLAALHADFLEGARAIVSRHVGYWVVPREWEQRTPSPDRVDWTLRQFIGRTLALRLIARHVGCVDLGGARVEMVIPDLYRNAMLGLELDEQEQSLFLLGILVARVASEQYRSDQSGTKPILEKLNYTGMSLPRVTVFATELFDKLRQYRLLSGPGAAENELLYAEALQRLTRHRGRWRLSDAENVYFILAGYSYETGRIIQAGKEKRAQAQEPVEELSR is encoded by the coding sequence ATGATTCGAAGCCTGCATGCGTTGGGTCGGCACATCCGAAAGGCGCTCGGCGATGATCCGTCGGCGATCGTCGAGCAGCTCGCCTTGACCAGTGCCGACGAGGAAGCGGCAAACGGCACCGAAGTGGGCTCGGGACGCGAAGCTCGGCAAGAATACCTCGGCGTTTTGGACATCTGTCCTGCCTACGGGCTTTTGAGGCATCGCCTCGAAGAAGTGAGTACAGATACGCTGCGACGCTATCTGTGGCTTCAGCTCATGAAGTTCTCGCCTGGTGGTGACGTGCGGGATGTTACAGTGCGGGATCCGAAATACCTTCTCGGGCCAGTCTTCGCCGGCCTCGCGCCCCGGCAATTGGGCTTAGCTCCAACACAACACGAGGCGCTTGACGAATTAGCTCCTGTACTGGAACCGGTGCTCGGGCGTATCCGGGATTTCGGTGGAAGTCGGCGCGACCGCTATGTTGTCGATCTCAGCGGGCTGCGAGTCGAGCCAGCAGTGCACGGCGACTATTCCGGACAGTATCTCAGTGTGCGCGGTGGGGCTCTCGACATCGCATGGGAAAAGCTGGGAGAGGTCGAAGCGAAAAAGCGGACTGAGGTGCTCGCGAAAGAGCTTCGCGAGATACTCGGATGGAAGCGGGGTGTCCGCTACGTGACCTTGAGCATCGAGGGACGGCTGATCACCCAGGAGCCGGCCTACCGGCGGTTCGTCCTTTCGATACTCGTCGACGAGCCGTTTAAAGATGCCGCAGTGGGAACGTGCCACCTGTGCGGCACGCAGACTGAAGTGACGACGAATTTCGTGCCGATGCGTATCAAGGTCTACATCAACGACAAGAGAAGCTTCGCTGGTCGATTGCTTCCTGAAGGGTTTTTGGAGCGGTATAGCCTCTGCAGGGAGTGCTATACCGATCTTCTCTTGGCCGATCGTCTGCTGGAGCAGGAGTTGGAGTCGCGCCTGTTGCAGACTCCAGTATTCCTCGTTCCGGATTTCGTGAGCGAGCCGACTGGCGGGCTCGACGAAGTACGACGCCGCCTCCAGCGCATTCGGCAAGAGTCGACGGAGCTGGCCCGGCTCCGTGCGCTGCGCAGAACGCCCGAGGATATCGCCCAGGCAGCGCAGGAGCGCGCTGGCCTGTACGCCGCGTTGACGTTGCTGTTCCATGAAAAGCAGAACATGGCAGTGAAGATTCGCGAAGTGATCGCCGAAGTTCCTCCATCCCGTATTCAGGAGGTCATCCGCGCCATCAATGTCGTGAATGACGCAGCAGAGGGTGGCGGCTGGGCTGCACCTTTCGTCCTGCGCGACCAAAGGAGCTGGTTCGCTGGGCTCGATGACCTCCTCGATACGCTGCCGCTGCGGCGTAGTGAGGGTGCACCTGTCGTCCGTCCAGCGTTGACGCTCGCTCGACAGCTCCTGCAACGGGAGCCGATCGACCTCGCGGCCCTCCACGCCGATTTCCTGGAGGGGGCGCGTGCGATCGTGAGTCGGCATGTCGGCTATTGGGTCGTACCCCGTGAGTGGGAGCAACGAACCCCGAGTCCTGACCGGGTCGATTGGACGCTGCGTCAGTTCATCGGGCGGACACTCGCGTTGCGGCTGATCGCACGGCACGTCGGTTGTGTTGACCTTGGAGGTGCTCGAGTGGAGATGGTAATTCCCGATCTCTACCGGAACGCGATGCTCGGTCTCGAACTCGACGAGCAAGAACAGAGTCTCTTCTTGCTCGGCATCCTGGTTGCTCGAGTCGCTTCGGAACAATATCGAAGCGATCAGTCCGGAACGAAGCCGATCCTGGAGAAGCTCAACTACACCGGTATGTCGTTGCCACGTGTCACGGTGTTCGCAACCGAGTTGTTCGACAAACTGCGCCAGTACCGACTCCTGAGTGGACCAGGAGCCGCGGAGAACGAACTGCTCTATGCCGAGGCCTTGCAGCGCCTCACCCGGCACCGGGGCCGCTGGCGACTGAGCGATGCCGAGAATGTCTATTTCATCCTCGCGGGCTACTCCTACGAGACCGGTCGCATCATTCAAGCAGGAAAGGAGAAAAGGGCACAAGCACAAGAACCAGTAGAAGAACTCTCGCGCTGA
- the cas7b gene encoding type I-B CRISPR-associated protein Cas7/Csh2, with protein MTNEIRNAEILFIYDAKLTNPNGDPDDENRPRMDPFTRRALVSDVRLKRYLRDYWIDRGYDVWVRTREDGSHVDATTREQDLRKIYEHETGQQQRQKGGTRSDEEYRQWFLSRLVDVRLFGATLPIKGGDGGRGLSEQYTGPVQFNWGYSLHPVELNPSNSITSTFAGRGGEKGEYGTIGKDWRLLYALIAFWGHVAAQRARLTGMTASDLDLLEDGLLHALASEATTRSKIGQTPRLYLRVDWKDRTPSFGDPRDGLRLLPVQEDLPVERWRSIEEFVLDLQPLVERLARYRQQIAAIRYWRHDELNLRGEDALLELPNVTRIAG; from the coding sequence ATGACGAACGAGATCCGCAATGCGGAGATTCTGTTCATCTACGACGCGAAGCTCACCAATCCCAATGGTGACCCGGACGACGAAAATCGGCCACGCATGGATCCCTTCACTCGCCGTGCCCTGGTGAGTGACGTGCGCTTGAAGCGGTATCTCCGGGATTACTGGATCGATCGTGGTTACGATGTGTGGGTACGTACCCGGGAAGACGGGAGTCATGTCGACGCGACCACGCGAGAACAGGACCTGCGAAAGATTTACGAGCACGAGACAGGCCAGCAGCAGCGACAGAAGGGTGGCACGCGAAGCGACGAGGAGTATCGACAGTGGTTTCTCAGCCGCCTCGTCGATGTCCGGCTTTTCGGTGCCACGTTGCCGATCAAGGGTGGTGACGGGGGCCGAGGACTGTCCGAGCAATACACGGGGCCGGTCCAGTTCAACTGGGGATACTCCTTGCATCCGGTCGAACTCAATCCATCGAACAGCATCACTTCCACCTTCGCTGGGCGTGGCGGTGAGAAGGGCGAATACGGGACGATCGGCAAGGACTGGCGCCTCCTCTATGCGTTGATCGCGTTCTGGGGGCACGTGGCGGCACAGCGTGCTCGACTCACCGGGATGACTGCTTCCGATTTGGACTTGCTGGAAGACGGTCTCTTGCACGCTCTTGCCAGCGAAGCGACGACCCGGAGCAAGATCGGTCAGACGCCGCGTCTGTACTTGCGCGTCGACTGGAAAGACCGGACACCGTCGTTCGGTGACCCGCGTGACGGATTGCGTCTCCTTCCGGTACAGGAAGATCTCCCGGTGGAGCGCTGGCGCAGCATCGAAGAATTCGTCCTCGATCTCCAGCCGCTGGTCGAGCGTCTCGCACGGTACCGCCAGCAGATCGCAGCGATCCGCTACTGGCGGCATGACGAGTTGAACCTCCGTGGTGAGGATGCCTTGCTCGAGCTACCGAATGTCACACGCATCGCGGGATGA
- the cas5 gene encoding CRISPR-associated protein Cas5 produces MNEVVLCDLRGKFGHFRRFYTNSSSLSYPIPPPTVVRGIVGAALGLERHEYPDRLADLRIGIGVRQPLRMMMQTVNALKVKGTSERDLRGFEGRTQIPTQMVLPDTRQEDWDSTALCYRLVLVPPAWLSAQELAAALQAPVYPPALGVAYCLAWFEAVEIREGTLGADDPELADYHGALEAAAIVEFALDDRVRRKLSRDRYPLRLDSGRRLVAATDLIVDLLGNPIRCRYRGAWVQLGSERWAVIG; encoded by the coding sequence ATGAACGAAGTCGTGCTGTGCGATCTCCGTGGGAAGTTCGGACACTTTCGGCGATTCTATACCAACTCTTCGTCACTCAGCTACCCTATCCCGCCGCCGACCGTGGTGCGTGGCATCGTGGGGGCAGCCCTCGGGCTCGAACGCCACGAGTATCCGGATCGACTCGCCGATTTGCGGATCGGTATCGGCGTCCGCCAGCCGCTGCGAATGATGATGCAGACGGTCAACGCGCTGAAGGTAAAAGGCACCAGCGAGAGAGACCTCCGTGGTTTCGAGGGCCGGACACAGATCCCGACCCAAATGGTGCTTCCCGATACTCGGCAAGAGGACTGGGACAGCACAGCACTCTGCTATCGGCTCGTCCTCGTTCCGCCGGCCTGGCTCTCCGCGCAGGAATTGGCCGCAGCGCTGCAGGCTCCCGTCTATCCCCCGGCGCTCGGGGTTGCGTACTGTCTCGCCTGGTTCGAAGCGGTCGAGATTCGAGAAGGAACTCTCGGTGCGGATGACCCGGAACTCGCTGACTATCATGGGGCACTCGAGGCAGCGGCGATCGTCGAATTTGCCCTCGACGATCGCGTTCGCCGGAAGCTCTCGCGTGACCGCTATCCGTTGCGGCTGGACAGTGGCCGGAGACTCGTCGCGGCGACCGATCTGATCGTCGATCTCCTGGGAAACCCGATCCGTTGTCGGTATCGTGGCGCCTGGGTCCAGCTGGGGAGCGAGCGGTGGGCAGTGATCGGTTGA